CCCTAAGAGTTGCCGGCAAAGGTTTTTATCTAGGGGCTTGTAAAGTTCTATGTCAATGGGATTAGGGATCACAACATGGGTTTTATCTTTTAAAAGCGCACTTTGGCTAGCGCGTTTAGAAATCCAAGAACTCACCCCCACAATACATAAATGAGGAATTTTTGCATAAGCCCTTTGCTTCATGCTAAATCCTAAGGTGGCCAAATCGCGCTCAAAAGGGCTATTTAAAATGCAGGAATGTTTGTAGGTGTGTTCGTTCTGATCGTTGTAGTAGTGATCTCCACCACTAAAAGCCCACATGTCATGCAAGCTCCACACTAAGGGTGCGTGGATTTTGGGCAAATCCCTTAAGGGCAAGACCCCGCGCCCTAGCCAATGCAAATGCACAATGTCGGGCTTTAGGGCGTTGAGCGCATTCACCACCTGGCTAAAGGGCAACCAACCTAAATTAAAAGTTCCTTTTTTGCGTTTGGGATAAAGCAAGATCGGGGCTTTATCCAAATAGGGGCGCACATGCGCCCAAAATTTGCCTAGAGTGCTTTTGGGGTATAAGATGCGATCATCTACCGCTCCGCCCCGTGTGTCCTGCACCCACACGAAACTATCTACCCCCTCTTTTAAAAGTGCGCTATGTAAGCGCAAACACGCGCGCGCCGCGCCCCCTGTCAGCGTAGCGTTGAGGTGAATAACTTTCATGATTTGCTTAACTTTTAAGTTCTGTAGGGTGTTCTAAAATCAGGTTGATCAGCTCTCTTAGCGCGCCCTGTCCCCCCTGCGTGTTTAAGAGAATGATCCCCGGCAAAGCCTTTAGGCTCTCTTGAGCGTTTTGCACGCAGGCTTTTAACCCCACTTGCTCCAAAAGGGGGAGATCATTTACATCATCGCCCACATAAGCCACTTGTTCTAGGCTAATCCCCTCTTTGGCGCAAATTTCACGCGCAGCCTCTAATTTGCCCTGCGGGCTACAGCCTTGATAGAGATAATCTACTTTAAGTTTTTTAGCGCGGTGTTCTACGATGGGCGTAACCTCGCCGGTAAGAATGCCCGTTTTAATGCCCGCGCTTTTCAATAATTCAAAACCAATCCCATCGGCGACACTGAATTTTTTAAATTGTTGTCCATCTTCTAAATAATACATGCCCCCATCAGTGAGCGTGCCATCACAATCGCATAAAAAGACTTTAATCTGGTGCATGGCATTCCTTTAATATTTGGAAAATAAGGGGTATTCTAGCACAGCAGGAGGTTAAAGCAAAGTCAAAATCTCCTATAATGCCCTATTTTGATGAAAGGAAAATATGCCCAGCCAAGAAGAAACCATAGAATACGGAATCAAAAAAGAGCTAGAAGCCC
This portion of the Helicobacter felis ATCC 49179 genome encodes:
- a CDS encoding glycosyltransferase, which encodes MKVIHLNATLTGGAARACLRLHSALLKEGVDSFVWVQDTRGGAVDDRILYPKSTLGKFWAHVRPYLDKAPILLYPKRKKGTFNLGWLPFSQVVNALNALKPDIVHLHWLGRGVLPLRDLPKIHAPLVWSLHDMWAFSGGDHYYNDQNEHTYKHSCILNSPFERDLATLGFSMKQRAYAKIPHLCIVGVSSWISKRASQSALLKDKTHVVIPNPIDIELYKPLDKNLCRQLLGLPTSKKLIGFGAMDISDPNKGYDLLLEALGKLESTQIELVIFGANARAPHLSFKTHSLGALHDNTSLIALYNALDVLIVPSRQENLSNVILESLACGTPVVGFEIGGNGDLIAHQKNGYLARPFDTTDLKAGMEWVLNAPDYPKLCAHARAWVLERFSEAVVAKQYRALYEKITPC
- a CDS encoding KdsC family phosphatase: MHQIKVFLCDCDGTLTDGGMYYLEDGQQFKKFSVADGIGFELLKSAGIKTGILTGEVTPIVEHRAKKLKVDYLYQGCSPQGKLEAAREICAKEGISLEQVAYVGDDVNDLPLLEQVGLKACVQNAQESLKALPGIILLNTQGGQGALRELINLILEHPTELKS